A window of Bacillus sp. DX3.1 genomic DNA:
TTCGCGTCTTTTTTTCTCCATTACAATTCACCTCGTGTCATAAAGTCATTACCTATCGTTTCCAATGACACAGGGTGATATACATAAAAAAGTGAAACTTCCATTAGTGGGATTCTTCATTTATCACTGATGGAAGTTTCACTTTTTGGAGTCTTACTGCCCGTTAGAACGAGGTAAACTAGTATCTTTGTTTTTCGAAAACTAGTTCGCATATAATTTGTTATATAAATCCATTTTGATTTTTCGACATACAAGCCGCGGCTATGGATAACAAAAGGTGATCTGCACTCGTTTTCTCTCTTTGTTTCCACTATGTCTGGGCAAGAAAAGGATCTGACCGCTTCTATGCATGGCCGGATACTCTCTCCCACCTAAAAAGAAGGAGTTTATGTCGGTTTTTTAATTTGTATTTATATATTATGCTTCTTTTAAATGATGCGTATCTTGGAATGTAGTATCGCGCATTGTAGAAAGTGTATATTGGTCTTTTGGAATTTCATATAAGTTATATACTTCTTCATTTGCGTTAATTTGATCATAAACAGCTTTTCGCGTTTCATTTGCTAAGTTTACATATAGAAGTTTTTCAGCAGCTTTAATAGAGCGAATGTTTACTTTGCGAATGCGCATAAAGATTGTTTCAATATCTAGTTCATAGAAAAGTTCGCTGAAAAAAGCATCTTTTGCTAATTTATTATATCCTTGGCCGTGGTATGGTTTGCCGAGCCATGTACCAAGAAATCCTGCCTTTTCTTGCACATCAAATAAAGTGATTGTGCCGATAGGATTTCCCCATTCATCTAAAATTGTACGTGAAATCAGTTCCCCACGCTCTTCAGCTTCAATTGTTTGTTTTGTTAAAAATAAAAATTCTTCATATGAATATGCCTTTTGACGCACAAAAGGGAAGACAGCAGGATCCACCATCAAATCGTATAGAACGTGGCTGTCGTGTAGGTCGCGTTTTTTTAACAAACTAACTCCTCCTCGCATGAGGGTAGCATGACGAAAAAACAATCCACCCTCGAAATTTTTATATCAATCTTTAAAAAATTTCGGGGTGGGAATCGAACCCACTAGAACCAGTCTATAAAGCTGGTGGCGCACCATTTGCCTTCCCCATTCATCAATTTGAAATAAGCCATCACGACACAAATTGATTATGGTTTCATTCAGTTTATAATCGTATAATACTTTATCTAGTCAAAAAAATAAACTAGTTTTTTTTATTTTTTTTGTAAATTATTTTTCCATCGATTATTGTTAATACGGGCTTGGATAAGTAGTGAAATGGGTGATGCGTCCAGAGGACAAGATCGGCATCTTTTCCAACTTCAATACTTCCAATTCTTCTCTCTAAACGTAAGTTTCGAGCTGGTAAAATTGTGATACCTTCTAAGGCTGTTTGTTCGTCTAATCCTTCTCGAACAGCGATTGCTGCACAAACATTTAAGTGCTGAATGGGAGTATACGGATGATCTGTTGTGATGGAAACTTCTATACCATGCTTTGATAAAATATGGTATGTATCCCATGATTTATTTTTTAGTTCAATTTTTGAACGACGTGT
This region includes:
- a CDS encoding GNAT family protein, translating into MLKKRDLHDSHVLYDLMVDPAVFPFVRQKAYSYEEFLFLTKQTIEAEERGELISRTILDEWGNPIGTITLFDVQEKAGFLGTWLGKPYHGQGYNKLAKDAFFSELFYELDIETIFMRIRKVNIRSIKAAEKLLYVNLANETRKAVYDQINANEEVYNLYEIPKDQYTLSTMRDTTFQDTHHLKEA